From the Rhodanobacter soli genome, one window contains:
- a CDS encoding TonB-dependent receptor, producing the protein MTYLPHVFTRNPLYAALALATLSVGGCLGISTVAFAQTSEPAATSATTPASAPTSDSAKAQEDDKAKKANKEKNRNAANPTTLQTIVVTSFRQSVNQNIQDKRDSNSIVEVINAQNIAQFPAKNIADALAHVPGVVITRESGEGKTVSIRGLAPELTLTELNGNYVASADTSAGLTRSFNYTLMPANMFSDIKLYKSLEARLDEGGIGGNVDLRTRRPLEMKANDGFVSLTGAGSDNSSRITPQASALWSWKNKDETFGILVAGTYQKRRDVDYTANASSWHWWADNCSDSTTCAQPPVNVHGQPYDSSVASNIDLWGNGVVDQAGNQYSGYWMPQQFSTSQNQLDLKTKGAQVTVQFKPIDHLLLTGNYFRFQREQSQITNTLEIPEWGLPSNNNFDDQQGRLLAPNGLTFDPSGTVVTGANYVLPPAGQGCNSTTNPSTGAQRQAVDVCSTEIPWLNGNYSVEKATSQTLNIQGEWDNGGNLSGSFNVGRTWATGGPSIELGMAAKPRNFVNGQWVDGSNGAAWTLNGKPTITASPDVLKNMLAGAGQVDLGSTGSNMVNTDNSQNFAQADFTWAFDDGWMQSLQFGVKYRDGHAEQQSNEVRWYCKGTTLQFQTCDPTAGQLPADFLLPSMLDGSNEAYNDSIFPAINYPAYYNYLNATYDRVIYNRPEDKSSIDEKISAAYVQANFDTGALRGNVGLRFVSTKQDLTVANQITTNNAVYYHDAAGNILICPASGVNAGGGPCAPGDFQYLPREQSVVETFSNASTSKRYNKLLPSFNVAWTFAEDFVLRAAGSQALARANYTDLAQLGSLTNNTQAYYDDRKQFGAPPPGWYGSGANPDLKPFTATQFDLAGEWYYAPESVVGLDLFQKKVKNFVVPVTVNNITVNVGGAEENFLQYSTNANGRSGTSKGVELYTQHTFKSGFGYIANYTLNKTNETPVSLGDTQVGKSELIGSAKYAANVSLFYEKNGLLLRATSNWIGRTMQGLAAGLPIYTRPYHQVDLNGDYEFNKHLMLTASVINLTRAMPRSYLGSDTTARLNQLEYAGRQYYLGVTYKFGADD; encoded by the coding sequence ATGACTTACCTGCCACACGTGTTTACGCGCAATCCGTTGTACGCCGCACTCGCCTTGGCGACCTTGTCGGTTGGCGGCTGCCTGGGAATATCCACGGTCGCCTTTGCACAAACATCTGAGCCTGCTGCAACCTCAGCGACAACACCGGCGTCGGCGCCGACGTCCGATAGTGCAAAGGCGCAGGAGGACGACAAGGCCAAGAAAGCCAATAAGGAGAAAAACAGGAACGCAGCCAATCCCACGACGCTCCAAACGATCGTCGTCACGAGCTTTCGCCAGTCGGTCAACCAGAACATCCAGGACAAGCGCGATTCCAACTCCATCGTCGAGGTGATCAACGCGCAGAACATCGCGCAGTTCCCCGCCAAGAACATCGCCGATGCGCTGGCGCACGTACCCGGCGTGGTCATCACCCGCGAATCCGGCGAAGGCAAGACGGTCAGCATCCGTGGCCTCGCGCCCGAGCTGACGCTGACGGAATTGAACGGCAACTACGTGGCTTCGGCCGACACTTCGGCCGGCCTGACCCGCTCGTTCAACTACACGCTGATGCCGGCCAACATGTTCTCGGACATCAAGCTCTACAAGAGCCTGGAAGCGCGCCTGGACGAGGGCGGCATCGGCGGCAACGTGGACCTGCGCACGCGCCGCCCGCTGGAGATGAAGGCGAACGACGGCTTCGTGTCGTTGACCGGTGCGGGCTCCGACAACAGCAGCAGGATCACGCCCCAGGCCTCGGCGCTGTGGTCGTGGAAGAACAAGGACGAAACCTTCGGCATCCTGGTCGCGGGCACCTACCAGAAGCGCCGGGACGTCGACTACACGGCCAACGCGTCGAGCTGGCACTGGTGGGCGGACAACTGCTCCGACAGCACGACGTGTGCCCAACCGCCGGTCAACGTGCACGGTCAGCCGTACGACAGCAGCGTCGCTTCGAACATCGACCTGTGGGGGAACGGCGTGGTCGACCAGGCCGGCAATCAGTATTCGGGCTACTGGATGCCGCAGCAGTTCTCCACCAGCCAGAACCAGTTGGACCTGAAGACCAAGGGCGCCCAGGTCACGGTGCAATTCAAGCCCATCGATCATCTGCTGCTGACGGGCAACTACTTCCGCTTCCAACGGGAGCAGTCCCAGATCACCAACACCCTGGAGATTCCCGAATGGGGCCTGCCCAGCAACAACAACTTTGACGACCAGCAGGGCCGGCTGCTCGCGCCCAACGGCCTGACCTTCGATCCGTCGGGGACCGTCGTCACCGGCGCGAACTATGTGCTCCCGCCTGCGGGCCAGGGCTGCAATTCGACGACGAACCCCAGCACCGGCGCGCAGCGCCAGGCGGTGGACGTCTGCTCCACGGAGATCCCGTGGCTCAACGGCAACTACTCCGTCGAAAAGGCCACCTCGCAGACCTTGAACATCCAGGGCGAGTGGGACAACGGCGGCAACCTGAGCGGATCGTTCAACGTCGGCCGCACCTGGGCGACGGGCGGCCCGTCGATCGAGCTGGGCATGGCCGCCAAGCCGCGCAACTTCGTCAACGGCCAGTGGGTGGACGGCAGCAACGGCGCCGCGTGGACGCTGAACGGCAAGCCCACCATCACCGCCTCGCCCGACGTGCTGAAAAACATGCTCGCCGGCGCGGGGCAGGTGGACCTCGGCTCGACCGGCTCCAACATGGTCAATACCGACAACTCGCAGAACTTCGCCCAGGCGGACTTCACCTGGGCCTTCGACGACGGCTGGATGCAATCGCTGCAGTTCGGCGTCAAGTACCGCGACGGCCACGCCGAGCAGCAGAGCAATGAAGTGCGCTGGTACTGCAAGGGCACCACGCTGCAGTTCCAGACCTGCGATCCGACGGCCGGCCAGCTGCCCGCGGACTTCCTCCTGCCGAGCATGCTCGACGGCAGCAACGAGGCCTACAACGACAGCATCTTCCCGGCGATCAACTACCCGGCCTACTACAACTACCTCAATGCGACCTACGACCGGGTGATCTACAACCGCCCCGAGGACAAGTCCTCCATCGACGAGAAAATCTCGGCGGCCTACGTCCAGGCGAACTTCGACACGGGCGCGCTGCGCGGCAACGTGGGCCTGCGCTTCGTCAGCACGAAGCAGGACCTCACGGTCGCCAACCAGATCACCACCAACAACGCGGTGTACTACCACGATGCGGCAGGCAACATCCTGATCTGCCCGGCCAGCGGCGTGAATGCCGGCGGCGGGCCGTGCGCGCCGGGCGACTTCCAGTACCTGCCGCGCGAGCAGTCGGTGGTGGAGACGTTCTCCAATGCCTCCACCAGCAAGCGCTACAACAAGCTCCTGCCCAGCTTCAATGTCGCGTGGACCTTCGCGGAGGATTTCGTGCTGCGCGCCGCCGGCTCGCAGGCGCTGGCCCGCGCCAACTACACCGATCTGGCCCAGCTGGGCAGCCTCACCAACAACACCCAGGCGTACTACGACGACCGCAAGCAGTTCGGCGCGCCCCCGCCGGGCTGGTACGGCAGCGGCGCCAACCCGGACCTGAAGCCGTTCACGGCCACCCAGTTCGACCTGGCGGGCGAGTGGTACTACGCACCCGAATCGGTCGTCGGCCTGGATCTGTTCCAGAAGAAGGTGAAGAACTTCGTCGTACCGGTCACCGTCAACAACATCACGGTGAACGTCGGCGGCGCCGAAGAGAACTTCCTGCAGTACAGCACCAACGCCAACGGCCGCTCGGGCACCTCCAAGGGCGTGGAGCTGTACACCCAGCACACCTTCAAATCGGGTTTCGGTTATATAGCCAACTACACGCTCAACAAGACCAACGAGACCCCGGTTTCGCTCGGTGACACGCAGGTCGGCAAGTCGGAACTGATCGGCAGCGCCAAGTACGCGGCAAACGTGTCGTTGTTCTATGAAAAGAACGGGCTGTTGCTGCGCGCCACCAGCAACTGGATCGGCCGGACCATGCAGGGGCTCGCGGCAGGCCTGCCCATCTATACGCGGCCCTATCACCAGGTCGACCTGAACGGCGATTACGAATTCAACAAGCACCTGATGCTGACCGCATCGGTCATCAACCTGACACGCGCCATGCCCCGCTCGTACCTGGGTAGCGACACGACGGCACGGCTAAACCAACTCGAATATGCCGGACGCCAGTACTACCTGGGCGTCACGTACAAGTTCGGCGCTGACGATTAG
- a CDS encoding GH92 family glycosyl hydrolase, with protein sequence MDVVHAQVVDAPQRGMHAVDAADPRVGTAPLDRQALIGNAPPPGELLYSGLTSPGARLPHSATEAAPVNVNLDLSYPMGVGTPYYYTNPTMIGFTGGGGSTYGGNAEPMVMPVVGDWTVPPAYTPSYYDKAHEKASPGYYSVNLDTFHTRVELTATQRTSLMRFTFPASHRSNVIVNLRRQGGHVEVVGDRTIRGVAADKPRENDTDGPWFVAEFSRPFVAFGTFRASRGSEDWGLGDKDVQAERRIVSGSYAGAYVTFDTKAGEQVLVRIAHGHSAEEAEQRLRAEDPDGDFERVHNQARASWTRLFDRVEVTGGTPKQRMLFYSTLFQSFASPRLVARKGERFTDSNGQVRVAEHDRYGPVPFWDTGRNQIVLLMLLEPQVVQDIMRSELDMARERGYMNTSFHGDHAVLLYDGAWQRGIPFDYAGAYTYLRKNATDPKGPRHYLDEYAKNGWIADIVPPGNPSPPYAGGKAGVATTLEYAWDDHALADVARRLGKADDARMFLRRAASYRNVFDPSTGFMRGKTADGQWIAPFDPGEPYYNFMMKEASGWSTLWLVPHDVQGLIDLLGGRAAFNAKLDAFFSTPYQPKGICRDCTGMIGQYVQGNQPDQQAAYLYAWSGQPWKTQALTRRILAELYGSDASGYGFPGMDDQGSTSSWYVLSAMGFYPVDPSSPDYILGSPIFDRVRLHMGNGKVFEIIARNNSARNVYIQSAMLNGKRWTKPWFSHADIANGATLVLTMGPEPNKAWGADPHDAPPSMSVHQQ encoded by the coding sequence ATGGATGTGGTCCATGCCCAGGTCGTCGACGCGCCGCAGCGTGGGATGCATGCCGTCGACGCGGCCGACCCGCGGGTCGGCACCGCGCCGCTGGACCGGCAGGCACTGATCGGCAACGCGCCGCCTCCGGGCGAGTTGCTGTACTCGGGCCTCACCTCGCCGGGCGCGCGCCTGCCGCACAGTGCAACCGAGGCGGCGCCGGTCAACGTCAACCTCGATCTTAGCTACCCCATGGGCGTCGGCACGCCCTACTACTACACCAATCCGACGATGATCGGCTTCACCGGAGGTGGCGGTTCGACCTACGGCGGCAACGCCGAGCCGATGGTCATGCCCGTGGTGGGCGACTGGACCGTGCCGCCGGCCTACACGCCGTCGTACTACGACAAGGCGCACGAGAAGGCTTCCCCCGGCTACTACTCGGTGAACCTGGACACGTTCCACACCCGCGTCGAACTGACGGCGACGCAGCGCACCAGCCTGATGCGCTTCACTTTCCCGGCAAGCCACCGCTCGAACGTCATCGTCAACCTGCGCCGCCAGGGCGGCCACGTGGAGGTGGTCGGCGACCGCACGATCCGCGGCGTCGCCGCGGACAAGCCGCGGGAGAACGACACGGACGGTCCCTGGTTCGTCGCCGAGTTCTCGCGGCCGTTCGTTGCCTTCGGCACCTTCCGCGCGAGCCGGGGCAGCGAAGACTGGGGCCTCGGCGACAAGGACGTGCAGGCCGAGCGGCGCATCGTGTCCGGCAGCTACGCGGGCGCCTACGTCACGTTCGACACAAAGGCCGGCGAGCAGGTGCTGGTGAGGATCGCCCACGGCCACAGCGCCGAGGAAGCGGAACAGCGGCTGCGCGCCGAGGACCCGGACGGCGACTTCGAGCGCGTGCACAACCAGGCGCGCGCGTCCTGGACGCGGTTGTTCGACCGCGTCGAAGTGACAGGCGGCACGCCGAAGCAGCGCATGCTGTTCTACTCCACCCTGTTCCAGTCGTTCGCCAGCCCGCGGCTGGTCGCACGCAAGGGCGAACGCTTCACCGACAGCAACGGCCAGGTGCGCGTGGCCGAGCACGACCGCTACGGGCCGGTGCCGTTCTGGGACACCGGCCGCAACCAGATCGTGCTGTTGATGCTGCTCGAACCGCAGGTGGTGCAGGACATCATGCGCTCCGAGCTCGACATGGCGCGCGAGCGCGGCTACATGAACACCTCGTTCCATGGCGACCATGCGGTGTTGCTCTACGACGGCGCGTGGCAGCGGGGCATTCCGTTCGACTACGCTGGCGCGTACACCTACCTGCGCAAGAACGCGACCGATCCCAAGGGTCCACGCCATTACCTGGACGAGTACGCGAAGAACGGCTGGATCGCCGACATCGTCCCGCCCGGCAATCCCAGTCCGCCCTATGCCGGCGGCAAGGCAGGCGTCGCCACCACGCTCGAATATGCCTGGGACGATCACGCGCTGGCCGACGTTGCCCGCCGGCTCGGCAAGGCGGACGACGCTCGGATGTTCCTGCGCCGCGCCGCCAGCTACCGCAACGTGTTCGATCCGTCGACCGGCTTCATGCGTGGCAAGACCGCCGATGGCCAGTGGATCGCGCCGTTCGACCCGGGCGAGCCCTACTACAACTTCATGATGAAGGAGGCCTCGGGCTGGTCCACGCTGTGGCTGGTGCCGCACGACGTGCAGGGCCTGATCGACCTGCTAGGCGGGCGCGCCGCGTTCAACGCCAAGCTCGACGCCTTCTTTTCCACGCCCTACCAGCCCAAAGGCATTTGCCGCGACTGCACCGGGATGATTGGCCAGTACGTCCAGGGCAACCAGCCGGACCAGCAGGCGGCCTATCTCTATGCATGGAGCGGTCAGCCCTGGAAGACGCAGGCGCTGACACGCCGCATCCTCGCAGAGTTGTACGGCAGCGACGCCAGCGGCTACGGATTCCCTGGCATGGACGACCAGGGTTCCACCTCTTCGTGGTATGTGCTCAGCGCGATGGGCTTCTACCCGGTCGATCCTTCGAGCCCTGACTACATCCTCGGCAGTCCGATCTTCGACCGGGTCCGCCTGCACATGGGCAACGGCAAAGTCTTCGAGATCATCGCGCGCAACAACTCGGCCCGGAACGTGTACATCCAGTCCGCCATGCTCAACGGCAAGCGGTGGACCAAGCCCTGGTTCAGCCACGCGGACATCGCGAACGGCGCCACGTTGGTGCTCACGATGGGGCCCGAGCCAAACAAAGCCTGGGGTGCGGACCCGCACGACGCGCCGCCATCGATGTCGGTGCATCAGCAGTAA
- a CDS encoding SDR family oxidoreductase, with amino-acid sequence MVATKRTAKAAGTVARQRAIQAATDRDGKREAKTKTAPSKKPAARTDKPENPLPAQHLQKPGLEQQLDPRPQFLAPNYIGSGKLAGMTALITGGDSGIGRAVAVLFAREGADVAIVYLCEDADAEETRDYVEGEGQRCLLISGDVRDPAFCRDAVARTVKAFGKLSILVNNAAFQEHADSIEDITEEHFDETVRTNLYGYFHMVKAASPYLGSGCSIINTGSETGLFGNDKLLDYSMTKGGIHAFTKALASNLVSRGIRVNAVAPGPVWTPLNPADQSAERIRDFGKSSAMGRPAQPEELAPAYVFLAAPSCASYVSGAVLPVMGGPTS; translated from the coding sequence ATGGTTGCAACCAAGCGCACCGCCAAAGCTGCCGGGACCGTCGCACGTCAGCGCGCGATACAGGCGGCTACTGATCGCGATGGGAAACGCGAGGCGAAGACGAAAACGGCACCGTCGAAAAAGCCCGCGGCGAGAACGGACAAGCCCGAAAATCCCCTGCCCGCCCAGCACCTGCAGAAACCGGGCCTCGAACAACAGCTCGATCCCCGTCCGCAATTCCTGGCGCCGAACTATATCGGTAGCGGCAAGCTGGCCGGCATGACCGCGCTGATCACCGGCGGCGATTCCGGCATCGGCCGCGCGGTGGCGGTGCTGTTTGCACGCGAAGGGGCCGACGTGGCCATCGTTTACCTGTGCGAGGACGCCGACGCCGAGGAAACCCGCGATTATGTCGAGGGCGAGGGCCAGCGCTGCCTGCTGATATCGGGCGACGTCAGGGACCCGGCGTTTTGTCGCGATGCCGTGGCAAGGACGGTGAAAGCATTCGGCAAGCTGTCGATCCTGGTCAACAATGCCGCCTTCCAGGAACATGCCGATTCGATCGAGGACATCACCGAAGAGCATTTCGACGAAACCGTGCGCACCAATCTCTACGGCTACTTCCACATGGTCAAGGCCGCCTCGCCGTATTTGGGCAGCGGCTGCTCGATCATCAATACCGGCTCGGAGACCGGCTTGTTCGGCAACGACAAGTTGCTCGATTACTCGATGACCAAGGGTGGCATTCATGCCTTCACCAAGGCACTGGCGTCCAACCTGGTGTCGCGCGGCATCCGGGTGAATGCGGTAGCGCCCGGCCCGGTATGGACACCGCTGAATCCGGCGGACCAGTCGGCGGAGCGGATTCGCGATTTCGGCAAATCGAGCGCCATGGGCCGCCCCGCCCAGCCCGAAGAACTGGCCCCGGCTTATGTCTTCCTCGCCGCTCCATCGTGCGCCAGCTATGTCTCCGGCGCGGTGCTGCCGGTGATGGGCGGCCCCACCAGCTGA
- a CDS encoding Ku protein, translating to MARPIWSGTLSFGLLNVPVSLMSGERSVDLHFRMLDSRDNTPVRYERVNAETGEEVPWKEIVKAFEYAKGSYIVLEPGDIKSAASEGREVVDVKAFVDANSIGPEYFEKPYILVPGKKAEKGYVLLRETLKRTERIGIARVVIRTREYLSAVMPHGNALMLMLMRYPQELVDVEDYKIPEGTASHYRISAKEIQMAEQLIESMSDEWTPSDYRDEFRDRLRKVLEKRMKSKGVVSPEPENESDVAENATTNVVDFMSLLQKSLASKKRTPAKKAPEKAASKTAARKKPAAAPKKKRAPAKKTAKRAAARKAG from the coding sequence ATGGCACGTCCCATCTGGAGCGGAACCCTTTCGTTCGGCCTGCTCAACGTGCCGGTCTCGCTGATGTCCGGCGAACGCAGCGTCGACCTGCATTTCCGCATGCTGGACAGCCGCGACAACACGCCTGTGCGCTACGAGCGCGTCAACGCTGAAACCGGTGAGGAAGTGCCCTGGAAGGAGATCGTCAAGGCCTTCGAATACGCCAAGGGCAGCTACATCGTGCTGGAACCGGGGGACATCAAATCGGCTGCTTCCGAGGGACGGGAGGTGGTCGACGTGAAAGCCTTCGTCGATGCGAACTCGATCGGGCCGGAATATTTCGAGAAGCCCTACATTTTAGTTCCGGGCAAGAAGGCGGAGAAGGGTTACGTGCTGTTGCGCGAAACGCTCAAGCGTACCGAGCGAATAGGCATAGCGCGGGTGGTGATCCGCACGCGCGAGTACCTCTCCGCGGTGATGCCGCACGGCAACGCACTGATGCTGATGCTGATGCGCTATCCGCAGGAACTGGTCGACGTGGAGGATTATAAGATTCCCGAGGGCACGGCGTCGCACTACCGGATATCGGCCAAGGAAATCCAGATGGCCGAGCAGCTGATCGAATCCATGAGCGATGAATGGACGCCGTCGGACTACCGCGACGAGTTCCGCGACCGTCTGCGCAAAGTGCTCGAGAAGCGCATGAAATCCAAGGGCGTGGTCTCGCCCGAGCCGGAGAACGAGAGCGACGTAGCGGAGAACGCCACCACCAACGTGGTCGATTTCATGTCGCTGTTGCAAAAGAGCCTGGCCAGCAAGAAGCGCACCCCAGCGAAAAAGGCCCCGGAAAAAGCGGCCAGCAAGACTGCCGCACGGAAAAAACCCGCCGCCGCGCCAAAGAAGAAAAGGGCGCCCGCGAAGAAGACCGCGAAGCGCGCCGCGGCCCGCAAGGCAGGCTGA
- a CDS encoding DUF6496 domain-containing protein: MPEHRTRRAAVKDKKEGKAPSTQAGEYVHEEIEHVREGKHGARSTKQAIAIGLSKARRAGVKVPAGKTASKSTRKKAAQDEAASHEHHKPAAKRSRATTGALKKEGHKAASKSALSSHAKKSAAKRTAGSRSAAAKKAAHTKGAAGRSAAAKKAARTRARKTS; this comes from the coding sequence ATGCCCGAACATCGCACACGCCGCGCAGCGGTCAAAGACAAGAAGGAAGGAAAGGCCCCCAGCACCCAGGCTGGGGAGTATGTGCATGAGGAGATCGAACACGTACGCGAAGGCAAGCACGGCGCACGCTCGACCAAACAGGCCATTGCGATCGGCCTGTCGAAGGCCAGGCGCGCCGGAGTGAAAGTGCCTGCCGGCAAGACCGCCAGCAAGTCGACCCGGAAGAAGGCCGCGCAGGATGAAGCCGCCTCTCACGAACACCACAAGCCCGCGGCGAAACGTTCGAGGGCAACCACCGGGGCGCTGAAGAAGGAAGGCCACAAGGCGGCATCGAAGTCGGCATTGTCGTCCCACGCCAAGAAGAGCGCCGCCAAACGCACCGCCGGTTCGCGCTCGGCGGCGGCCAAGAAGGCAGCGCATACCAAGGGCGCCGCCGGCCGTTCGGCGGCCGCGAAGAAAGCGGCGAGAACACGCGCCCGAAAGACGTCCTGA
- a CDS encoding carboxylate-amine ligase, whose protein sequence is MTAEPFNAYTFGLEEEFFLVSRKTRRAPSRVPKGFLKLCRQRFGAYVDHELLQSQIEICSPVFDHVATAHMEMQRLRRGVAEVADAAGLRLVAAGTHPLSAWHHQSHTDKSRYARIIDDFQMVGRRNLLCGLHVHVAPPANVDRVALMNRLMPWLPLFLALSTSSPFWNRRCTGLLSYRQSAYDEWPRAGIPDFFADEAEYQTFCELLKRVDAIKDASFLWWAIRPAQHYPTLELRIADACTHLDDALALAALFRCLVRAHVRRPELGMARTALTRRIIDENRWRAKRFGLDARFIDEHTGEAIECARVLDAAIQLVSEDAHQFGCEESLRHLGTILARGSSAHEQLALYRHLRDTGSNNADALRAVVDWLAETSVPASVA, encoded by the coding sequence ATGACTGCAGAGCCTTTCAACGCCTACACGTTCGGCTTGGAGGAAGAGTTCTTCCTGGTCAGTCGCAAGACGCGTCGCGCTCCATCGCGCGTGCCCAAGGGATTCTTGAAGCTGTGTCGACAACGCTTCGGCGCCTATGTCGACCACGAATTGCTGCAATCCCAGATCGAGATCTGCTCGCCCGTATTCGACCACGTGGCGACAGCACATATGGAGATGCAGCGGCTGCGTCGTGGCGTCGCCGAAGTCGCTGATGCCGCCGGTTTAAGGCTCGTCGCGGCCGGCACGCATCCGCTAAGCGCCTGGCATCATCAATCGCACACGGACAAATCGCGCTACGCACGCATCATCGATGATTTCCAGATGGTTGGACGCCGGAATCTGCTGTGTGGCCTGCACGTGCACGTTGCGCCACCGGCGAATGTCGATCGCGTCGCGTTGATGAATCGCCTCATGCCATGGCTTCCATTGTTCCTTGCGCTGTCGACCTCGTCGCCTTTCTGGAACCGCCGATGCACGGGGCTGCTCAGCTATCGCCAGTCCGCCTATGACGAATGGCCTCGCGCCGGCATACCGGACTTCTTTGCTGACGAGGCCGAATACCAGACCTTTTGCGAACTGCTCAAAAGAGTCGATGCCATCAAGGACGCGAGCTTCCTGTGGTGGGCAATCCGTCCCGCACAACACTATCCCACGCTCGAGCTGCGCATCGCCGACGCCTGCACCCATCTCGATGACGCTCTCGCGTTGGCCGCACTGTTCCGTTGCCTGGTTCGTGCCCATGTGCGCAGGCCCGAACTTGGCATGGCTCGAACCGCCTTGACGCGCCGGATAATCGACGAGAATCGCTGGCGCGCGAAGCGCTTCGGCCTCGACGCGCGTTTCATCGACGAACACACTGGCGAGGCGATCGAGTGCGCTCGCGTGCTGGACGCCGCGATCCAGCTGGTATCGGAAGACGCGCACCAGTTCGGTTGCGAGGAATCGCTGCGGCACCTCGGCACGATCCTCGCCCGCGGCAGCAGCGCGCATGAGCAACTGGCTCTGTATCGCCACTTGCGGGATACAGGGTCGAACAATGCCGATGCGCTGCGCGCGGTGGTTGACTGGCTGGCTGAAACCAGCGTTCCCGCTTCAGTAGCGTGA
- a CDS encoding PA2169 family four-helix-bundle protein — protein sequence MKNTHDIKTLNNLIETTLDSANGYAEAAKDAKSPQLVSLFNERSSERKEVASTLQKCVRSLGGKPEDEGTALASAHRMFVNLRASLTSNDNKAVVDEVERGEDHLKSKFESAMKDADLSPETQAFITDAYVSVRNGHDQMRDIKRAFHG from the coding sequence ATGAAAAACACTCACGACATCAAGACCCTCAACAACCTGATCGAAACCACACTGGACAGTGCGAACGGCTACGCCGAGGCAGCCAAGGATGCCAAGAGCCCGCAGCTCGTTTCACTGTTCAATGAGCGTTCGTCCGAGCGCAAGGAGGTGGCATCCACCTTGCAGAAGTGCGTGCGTTCGCTGGGCGGAAAACCCGAGGACGAAGGCACCGCGCTGGCCTCGGCGCATCGCATGTTCGTGAACCTGCGCGCCAGCCTCACCTCCAATGACAACAAGGCGGTCGTCGACGAAGTCGAGCGCGGTGAAGATCACCTCAAATCGAAGTTCGAGAGCGCCATGAAGGATGCGGATTTGTCCCCGGAGACCCAGGCATTCATCACCGATGCGTACGTGTCGGTACGCAATGGCCATGACCAGATGAGGGATATCAAGCGGGCGTTCCACGGATGA
- a CDS encoding DUF72 domain-containing protein — MAKLRIGISGWRYPPWRGKFYPKDLPQRLELHYASRQLDTIEINGSFYSLQRPGSWRSWYRDTPRGFVFAVKAPRFITHVRRLREVEKPLANFLASGVLELREKLGPMLWQFPPNLKYDDELFDAFLSLLPRDSERAASMARRHDGHIKHVGEMPADRKRRLRHAIEVRHESFDDADFIRLLRRHRVGLVVSDAASKWPKLQDVTAGFVYMRLHGDKALYASGYSDTALDDWARRIHMWMRGKQPRDPRHRASRLRPPARKSRDVYCYFDNDVKVKAPFDAMELRARLQS; from the coding sequence ATGGCCAAACTGCGCATCGGCATCTCCGGCTGGCGTTATCCCCCGTGGCGAGGCAAGTTCTATCCGAAAGACCTTCCGCAACGACTGGAACTGCACTACGCCTCGCGACAGCTGGATACCATCGAGATCAATGGCTCTTTCTACTCGCTGCAGCGCCCCGGCAGCTGGCGAAGCTGGTACCGCGACACGCCGCGCGGCTTTGTCTTCGCCGTGAAGGCACCGCGCTTCATCACCCACGTGCGCAGGCTGCGTGAGGTGGAAAAGCCGCTGGCGAATTTCCTTGCCTCCGGCGTGCTGGAGCTGCGGGAGAAACTTGGACCCATGCTCTGGCAGTTCCCGCCCAATCTGAAATATGACGACGAGCTGTTTGATGCATTTCTCTCGCTGTTGCCAAGAGACAGCGAGAGGGCGGCTTCCATGGCCAGGCGACATGACGGCCACATCAAGCACGTCGGCGAGATGCCGGCGGACCGGAAACGCCGCCTGCGCCACGCCATTGAAGTGCGCCATGAGAGTTTCGACGATGCAGACTTCATCCGCCTGCTGCGCCGGCATCGCGTCGGGCTGGTGGTTTCCGATGCGGCGTCGAAATGGCCGAAGCTGCAGGATGTGACCGCCGGTTTCGTATACATGCGCCTGCATGGCGACAAGGCCTTGTATGCGAGCGGCTATAGCGACACCGCACTGGATGACTGGGCACGACGGATTCACATGTGGATGAGGGGAAAGCAACCGCGCGATCCACGCCATCGCGCCAGCCGCCTTCGGCCTCCTGCGCGCAAATCGCGCGACGTCTACTGTTACTTCGACAATGACGTCAAGGTGAAGGCACCTTTCGATGCGATGGAATTACGCGCCAGGCTGCAATCGTGA